One part of the Streptosporangiales bacterium genome encodes these proteins:
- a CDS encoding glycosyltransferase yields the protein MTSGARDSGSDRVLVVIPTYNESMNIEAVVGRLRAAVPHADVLVVDDGSPDGTGEIADRIAARDDAVHVLHRAVKEGLGRAYVAGFRWGFERHYDVLVEMDADGSHQPEELPRLLEAIADADVVIGSRWVPGGVVRNWPWHRELISRAGNVYARLALGIPVRDATAGFRAYRSVVLEKVRIDEVVSVGYCFQIDLVLRALRAGFRVVEVPIEFVERTEGESKMGTDVVVEAFARVTLWGLRHPFGGGRP from the coding sequence ATGACCTCGGGGGCGCGTGATTCGGGGAGCGATCGGGTCCTGGTCGTGATCCCGACGTACAACGAGAGCATGAACATCGAGGCCGTCGTCGGCCGGCTGCGTGCCGCGGTGCCGCACGCCGACGTCCTCGTCGTCGACGATGGCAGCCCGGACGGCACGGGGGAGATCGCCGACCGCATCGCGGCGCGCGACGACGCGGTGCACGTCCTCCACCGTGCGGTCAAGGAGGGACTGGGGCGCGCGTACGTCGCGGGGTTCCGGTGGGGGTTCGAGCGGCACTACGACGTGCTCGTCGAGATGGACGCGGACGGGTCGCACCAGCCCGAGGAGCTGCCCAGGCTGCTCGAGGCGATCGCCGACGCCGACGTGGTGATCGGGTCGCGCTGGGTGCCGGGTGGCGTGGTGCGCAACTGGCCGTGGCATCGCGAGCTCATCTCGCGAGCCGGGAACGTCTACGCACGGCTCGCCCTCGGCATCCCGGTCCGCGACGCGACGGCCGGGTTCCGCGCCTACCGGAGCGTCGTGCTGGAGAAGGTCAGGATCGACGAGGTCGTCTCGGTGGGCTACTGCTTCCAGATCGACCTCGTGCTGCGGGCGCTGCGTGCCGGCTTCCGCGTCGTCGAGGTGCCCATCGAGTTCGTCGAGCGCACCGAGGGCGAGAGCAAGATGGGCACCGACGTCGTGGTCGAGGCGTTCGCGCGCGTCACGCTGTGGGGCCTGCGCCACCCCTTCGGCGGCGGTCGCCCCTAG
- a CDS encoding pyridoxal phosphate-dependent aminotransferase → MERDVLVERLRGLGTTIFTEMSQLAVRTGSINLGQGFPDTDGPDPVLRRAAQAVTGHEANQYAPGPGFPELRAAVAEHRQRFYGMSYDPDTEVLITAGATEAIAAALLALVEPGSDVVALEPYYDSYTAGIALAGGRRRPVTLRPPDFALDVDALRAAVTPSTRVLLLNSPHNPTGAVLSRAELEAVADVAREHDLLVITDEVYEHLAFDREHLPIASLPGMRERTVSVSSAGKTFAVTGWKVGWVCAPPDLVRAVTTAKQFLTFTACGPFQLAVAEALRLPDSYFADLRDGMRRRRDLLSDGLADIGFGVFRPAGTYFVTTDVRPLGFSDGLDLCRTLPERCGVVAVPHQVFYDDQEASRHLVRWAFCKRLDVLEEAVRRLRKLR, encoded by the coding sequence ATGGAACGCGACGTACTCGTCGAACGCCTTCGCGGCCTCGGCACCACGATCTTCACCGAGATGTCCCAGCTCGCCGTGCGCACCGGCTCGATCAACCTCGGCCAGGGCTTCCCCGATACCGACGGTCCCGACCCCGTCCTGCGGCGCGCGGCGCAGGCCGTCACCGGGCACGAGGCCAACCAGTACGCACCGGGGCCCGGCTTCCCCGAGCTGCGCGCCGCGGTGGCCGAGCACCGGCAGCGGTTCTACGGCATGAGCTACGACCCCGACACCGAAGTGCTGATCACGGCCGGTGCCACCGAGGCGATCGCGGCCGCGCTGCTCGCACTGGTCGAGCCGGGCAGCGACGTCGTCGCGCTGGAGCCGTACTACGACTCCTACACCGCCGGCATCGCGCTCGCGGGCGGACGCCGCCGGCCGGTGACGCTGCGGCCACCCGACTTCGCCCTCGACGTCGACGCGCTGCGCGCCGCGGTGACGCCGAGCACCCGCGTGCTGCTGCTCAACAGCCCGCACAACCCCACCGGTGCCGTGCTCTCCAGGGCCGAGCTCGAGGCCGTGGCCGACGTCGCGCGCGAGCACGACCTCCTCGTCATCACCGACGAGGTCTACGAGCACCTGGCGTTCGACCGCGAGCACCTGCCGATCGCGTCCCTTCCCGGCATGCGGGAGCGGACGGTGTCGGTGTCGTCGGCCGGCAAGACGTTCGCGGTCACCGGCTGGAAGGTCGGCTGGGTCTGCGCCCCGCCCGACCTCGTCCGCGCCGTCACGACCGCGAAGCAGTTCCTCACGTTCACCGCGTGCGGGCCGTTCCAGCTCGCGGTCGCCGAGGCCCTGCGCCTGCCCGACTCGTACTTCGCCGACCTCCGCGACGGCATGCGCAGGCGCCGCGATCTGCTCTCCGACGGGCTCGCCGACATCGGCTTCGGCGTGTTCCGCCCCGCGGGCACCTATTTCGTCACGACCGACGTGCGGCCGCTCGGCTTCTCCGACGGCCTCGACCTGTGCCGTACGCTGCCGGAACGCTGCGGCGTCGTCGCGGTGCCCCACCAGGTGTTCTACGACGATCAGGAGGCCAGCAGGCATCTCGTACGCTGGGCATTCTGCAAGCGTCTCGACGTGCTCGAGGAGGCCGTCAGACGCCTCCGCAAGCTCCGCTGA
- a CDS encoding FxsA family protein: MRRVVLALLAVGVVVLEVVVLVQVAQLIGWWTVPLLLGCSLVGAWLVKREGARAWAALRDAVAAGEAPGRSLADAVVVLAGGLLILVPGLVTTVLGAVAVLPFTRGLAKRAFHAVLGHRLSDLEASLPGPDTTTGPGESPPGPVVEGRVVRRDRSTPPTA; this comes from the coding sequence ATGCGCAGGGTCGTGCTCGCTCTTCTCGCCGTCGGTGTGGTCGTGCTCGAGGTCGTCGTGCTCGTGCAGGTCGCCCAGCTGATCGGCTGGTGGACCGTGCCGCTGCTGCTCGGCTGCAGCCTGGTGGGCGCCTGGCTGGTCAAGCGCGAGGGCGCGCGGGCCTGGGCGGCGCTGCGCGACGCCGTGGCGGCTGGTGAGGCCCCCGGCCGGAGTCTGGCCGACGCCGTCGTCGTGCTGGCCGGCGGGCTGCTGATCCTGGTGCCCGGCCTGGTGACGACCGTGCTGGGTGCGGTGGCGGTGCTGCCGTTCACCCGCGGGCTCGCCAAGCGCGCGTTCCACGCGGTGCTCGGCCACCGGCTGAGCGACCTCGAGGCGTCCCTGCCCGGCCCGGACACGACGACCGGCCCGGGCGAGTCTCCGCCTGGGCCGGTCGTCGAGGGTCGGGTGGTTCGGCGGGATCGTTCGACCCCGCCGACCGCGTGA